The following coding sequences lie in one Polynucleobacter necessarius genomic window:
- the ligA gene encoding NAD-dependent DNA ligase LigA produces MSSNRPTNLAKRYSFLQAELARLEHAYYVLDNPLLPDIEYDRLYRELLDIESAHPEWITSESLSQRVGGAALKEFDSVTHAVPMLSLNNAFENAELIAFDRRCREALHTDHVTYAGELKFDGLAISLRYEDGLLVTAATRGDGATGEDVTANIKTIRAIPLKLTGDTYPRVLEVRGEVFMYLKDFEKMNRQAAELGEKEFANPRNAAAGSLRQLDSKITAKRPLSFFAYGLGALEPQSWLPKTHEELLNAYADLGLPICSERRVLNSVEEILAFYNEIGVKRDSLPYDIDGVVYKVNSFAEQAKLGFVSRAPRFILAHKYPAQEALTTVLGIDVQVGRTGAITPVARLAPVEVGGVTVINATLHNEDEVKRKDVRIGDTVSVRRAGDVIPEVVSVIKDRRPVDAKEFQMLTRCPVCDSHIECLADEAVARCSGGLFCGAQRKQALIHFAHRRALDIEGLGEKIVDQLVDNKLVKTPADLYRLGFTVLANLERMGEKSADNLIQAINQSRNTTLARFIFALGIRYVGETTAKDLANHYQSMHALMDANIEDLLTVKDVGPVVADSITSFMQEAHNREVIEQLLASGMQLAVEEKVISAAVAGKTFVLTGTFPTMTRDEAKDLLEKAGAKVAGLVSKKTDYVVAGVDAGSKLTKAEGLGVPVIDEAAMLDLIK; encoded by the coding sequence TTGTCGTCCAATCGTCCGACAAATTTAGCGAAACGGTATTCATTCTTGCAAGCAGAGCTTGCACGGCTCGAGCATGCTTATTATGTGCTCGATAATCCACTGTTACCTGATATTGAATATGACCGCCTGTATCGTGAGTTGCTCGATATTGAGTCAGCCCATCCTGAGTGGATTACATCAGAATCCCTATCTCAAAGGGTTGGCGGTGCCGCATTAAAGGAATTTGATTCGGTTACTCATGCTGTGCCGATGCTTTCTCTCAACAATGCCTTTGAGAATGCTGAGCTGATTGCTTTTGATCGTCGCTGTAGAGAGGCGCTACATACTGATCATGTGACTTATGCCGGTGAGCTGAAATTTGATGGTCTGGCGATATCTCTGCGTTATGAAGATGGCCTACTCGTTACTGCAGCTACTCGTGGTGATGGTGCAACTGGTGAGGATGTTACCGCCAACATTAAAACGATTCGCGCTATTCCACTAAAGTTAACTGGGGATACTTATCCTCGAGTCTTGGAAGTGCGTGGAGAAGTCTTTATGTACCTTAAAGATTTTGAGAAAATGAATCGACAGGCAGCGGAGTTGGGCGAGAAAGAGTTTGCTAATCCTCGCAATGCAGCTGCGGGTAGTTTGCGTCAATTGGATTCCAAGATCACAGCCAAGCGACCCCTTTCTTTCTTCGCTTATGGATTGGGCGCCTTAGAGCCGCAGTCTTGGCTCCCCAAAACTCATGAAGAATTACTAAATGCCTATGCGGATTTAGGCTTGCCTATTTGTTCAGAGCGCAGAGTATTAAATTCTGTAGAAGAGATCTTGGCTTTTTATAACGAGATTGGGGTTAAAAGAGATTCTTTACCTTATGACATTGATGGCGTTGTTTATAAGGTGAACTCTTTTGCGGAGCAGGCTAAACTCGGCTTTGTTTCGAGGGCGCCTAGATTTATCTTGGCACACAAGTATCCAGCGCAAGAAGCATTAACCACGGTATTAGGTATTGATGTGCAGGTAGGTCGCACTGGCGCCATTACTCCAGTAGCGAGATTGGCGCCCGTGGAAGTTGGTGGTGTAACGGTAATTAACGCCACATTACATAATGAAGATGAGGTTAAACGAAAAGATGTTCGTATAGGTGATACCGTTTCAGTGCGTAGAGCAGGGGATGTTATTCCTGAGGTCGTTTCAGTAATTAAAGACCGCCGTCCCGTTGATGCCAAAGAGTTTCAAATGCTCACTCGTTGCCCAGTATGTGACTCTCATATTGAGTGCTTAGCTGATGAGGCTGTAGCACGTTGTAGTGGTGGATTATTCTGCGGCGCCCAGCGCAAGCAAGCTTTAATTCATTTTGCCCATAGGAGGGCGTTAGATATTGAAGGTCTTGGTGAAAAGATAGTAGATCAGTTGGTCGATAACAAGCTCGTGAAAACTCCTGCAGACCTTTATCGATTAGGCTTTACTGTCTTAGCAAATTTAGAGCGCATGGGCGAGAAGTCGGCTGATAATCTTATTCAAGCCATCAACCAATCCAGAAACACTACCTTAGCAAGATTTATTTTTGCTTTAGGTATTCGTTATGTGGGTGAGACAACTGCAAAAGATCTTGCGAATCATTACCAATCTATGCATGCTTTAATGGATGCCAATATTGAAGATTTGCTAACTGTGAAAGACGTTGGCCCTGTAGTTGCAGACTCCATAACTAGCTTTATGCAAGAGGCGCACAATCGCGAAGTCATTGAACAACTTCTTGCTTCAGGTATGCAGCTTGCAGTAGAAGAAAAGGTAATCAGCGCTGCTGTTGCAGGTAAAACTTTTGTTCTCACTGGAACTTTCCCAACGATGACTAGGGATGAGGCTAAAGATCTTTTAGAAAAAGCAGGCGCCAAAGTGGCTGGTTTAGTTTCCAAGAAAACGGACTATGTTGTTGCTGGTGTAGATGCTGGCAGCAAACTCACGAAGGCTGAAGGGTTGGGCGTGCCCGTGATTGATGAAGCCGCCATGCTGGATTTAATAAAATGA
- a CDS encoding cell division protein ZipA C-terminal FtsZ-binding domain-containing protein, which yields MYLEQIMTMLGLSDLQFALAVIGLLILVLVAVMNFKYSRARRKAKEQNEYAIDDRFAREPGFTQGFADSEQSGRTELNFGEAFSETISAPEKFAIDPRIDCVITLRFDQGISGAEILEEINAWTDLEAKSTARWMCEGLNADIDAAEDWEELRPEASYSELQLAIQLASRKGAIGVLELSDFCSRSQALAETLGSQIDMPSVSAMLESAKELDVMAAESDIQLSINVVFDEPCPWGNFDALMRQRGFKLARNGRQYEFLNKGVLIFNSTDLDPNKSVSQLTLLLEVPLVPQEERAFERMLSEGVEIAQAAHGRLVDDNGINLSGAAVISIRQHLDVLYANLEKSGVPAGSSTASRLFS from the coding sequence ATGTATTTAGAACAAATCATGACGATGTTGGGTTTGTCTGATTTGCAGTTTGCGTTGGCAGTTATCGGGCTATTGATTCTTGTTTTAGTGGCTGTAATGAATTTCAAATATTCACGTGCTCGTCGAAAAGCGAAAGAGCAAAATGAATATGCAATAGACGATCGTTTTGCACGTGAGCCTGGCTTTACACAGGGATTCGCAGATTCTGAGCAATCTGGTCGGACCGAGCTAAACTTTGGGGAAGCGTTCTCAGAAACGATTTCTGCCCCTGAGAAATTTGCTATCGATCCACGCATAGACTGTGTCATCACACTGCGCTTTGATCAAGGTATTTCTGGGGCAGAAATTCTAGAAGAAATTAATGCTTGGACTGACCTTGAGGCGAAATCGACGGCACGTTGGATGTGCGAAGGTTTGAATGCTGATATTGACGCTGCCGAAGACTGGGAAGAATTAAGGCCTGAGGCAAGCTATTCAGAATTGCAGTTAGCGATTCAGCTTGCAAGTCGCAAAGGCGCTATTGGAGTTCTAGAGCTATCTGATTTTTGCTCTCGCTCGCAAGCATTGGCTGAAACTCTTGGCTCCCAAATTGATATGCCCAGCGTGAGCGCCATGCTGGAGAGTGCAAAAGAATTAGATGTGATGGCTGCTGAAAGTGATATTCAGTTAAGCATCAATGTTGTGTTTGATGAGCCATGCCCATGGGGTAATTTTGATGCCTTGATGCGGCAGCGTGGATTTAAGTTGGCTCGTAACGGTCGCCAATATGAGTTTCTGAATAAGGGTGTATTGATTTTTAATAGTACTGATCTTGACCCTAATAAATCTGTATCCCAACTTACTCTACTGTTAGAGGTTCCTCTAGTACCGCAAGAGGAGCGAGCTTTTGAAAGAATGCTATCGGAGGGCGTTGAAATTGCACAAGCTGCCCACGGACGCTTAGTTGACGATAATGGAATTAATTTGAGCGGTGCTGCAGTCATCAGCATTCGTCAGCACCTTGATGTTCTCTACGCCAATCTTGAGAAATCCGGCGTTCCCGCTGGATCTTCTACAGCTAGCAGATTATTTAGCTAG
- the smc gene encoding chromosome segregation protein SMC, which produces MQLKSIKLSGFKSFVGPTHFEMPGQLIGVVGPNGCGKSNIIDAVRWVLGESRASELRGESMQDVIFNGSGLRKPSGRASVELIFDNSDGRAQGQWSAFTELGVKRVLTRDGNSSYYVNNQVVRRKDIQDIFSGTGMGPRGYAIIGQGTINRILEAKPEELRVFLEEAAGVSKYKERRKETASRLEDTVENLTRVEDILRELDQQLTRLEKQATVAERHAELSTQMKSQQQLLWFVRQTEAGKEQEHHANGIRDTQVGLEEQTAKLCHAEAELETVRTQQYALQDKVSQAQGDLYQTNSDVSQVESQIHYVQEARQRLQQQTQDLQAQLQRWTVQETDAAQAQRTTEHELALASEKEQALLADLNGLQEQMPGREDVYQNATRELNQARDALASIEQRLASLGERIRSMSAQSDELKGREIRLVSEFDGLRRPDAEALQMAIDRQAMAARKVDEAKQRAGETQQRVPAADEARNAAQQQIQVANQDLAQTEAKLTALTALQSSVQAQGKIGPWLESKGLKESKRLWQELKVESGWEAALESVLRERLAAVTAKSVQETLALANDAPPSRLAILLTEEITPAHTSAPADFTPLLSRVQSVGAPRLTSVLQEWLDNIYIASSLEDALHRREKLPAGGAFVTQQGHLVSRVGVQLYAADSEQAGMLARAQEMESLEKQLRAQQLMQSELKGELDQYVANYQAAHQAAEQARENAEHAVQEAHGFEVERMQLTQAEEQYSQRAAQIQGELSELRQQMEQLSQTQEQSAAELLEAEESKQGLQEALQNAQETLERSTEERDRLRESLRAAEMAAQEAAFATRSLQQRISDLQRDQSTARTQIMEIQDKHDSATQELETLSDDEAQDKLQGLLLARSAREAALANARTEQDALLHQLREADESRMQVERSLQPMRDKVVDLQLREQAARLNYEQFATLLADAEADLSALEANFSTDLKVGALQSEVNRLNSEIQSLGPVNMAALDELSSSRERKQFLDAQSADLNEAMQTLTDAIAKIDAETRDLLQGTFDQVNMHFGKLFPELFGGGHAELVMTGEEILDAGVQVMAQPPGKKNSSIYLLSGGEKALTAIALVFSLFLLNPAPFCLLDEVDAPLDDANTLRYAQLVAKMSDKTQFLFISHNKITMEIAHQLIGVTMQEQGVSRIVAVDISSAVSMVEAA; this is translated from the coding sequence GTGCAGCTGAAATCCATCAAACTTTCCGGCTTTAAGTCTTTCGTAGGCCCAACCCATTTTGAAATGCCTGGCCAATTGATTGGCGTTGTAGGTCCTAATGGTTGCGGAAAGTCGAACATTATTGACGCCGTTCGCTGGGTTTTGGGTGAATCCCGCGCTAGCGAATTACGCGGCGAATCTATGCAAGACGTGATTTTTAATGGATCAGGTTTGCGTAAGCCATCTGGTCGAGCCAGCGTGGAACTCATTTTTGATAATTCAGACGGACGCGCTCAAGGTCAATGGAGCGCTTTTACTGAATTGGGTGTGAAACGCGTTTTAACGCGTGATGGAAATTCTAGTTATTATGTAAACAACCAAGTGGTGCGTCGTAAAGACATTCAAGATATTTTCTCGGGTACGGGTATGGGTCCAAGAGGTTACGCGATCATTGGGCAAGGTACGATCAATCGTATTTTGGAGGCGAAGCCAGAAGAGTTGCGCGTTTTCTTGGAAGAGGCTGCTGGTGTTTCCAAATATAAAGAGCGTCGCAAAGAAACTGCCTCGCGTTTAGAAGATACGGTTGAGAACTTAACACGCGTTGAAGACATCTTGCGCGAATTAGACCAACAGTTAACTCGTTTAGAAAAACAAGCCACTGTTGCAGAGCGCCATGCCGAACTTTCTACTCAGATGAAGTCTCAGCAACAACTACTTTGGTTTGTACGTCAGACTGAAGCCGGTAAAGAGCAAGAGCATCATGCTAATGGCATTCGTGATACGCAGGTAGGACTAGAGGAGCAGACTGCTAAGCTCTGTCATGCCGAGGCTGAGCTAGAAACCGTGCGTACACAACAGTACGCATTACAAGATAAAGTTTCGCAAGCACAGGGTGATTTATATCAAACGAATTCTGATGTGAGTCAGGTCGAGTCACAAATTCATTATGTGCAAGAAGCACGTCAACGTTTGCAGCAACAAACGCAAGATCTGCAAGCGCAATTACAACGCTGGACTGTGCAAGAAACCGACGCAGCTCAAGCACAGCGGACTACCGAGCATGAGCTTGCATTAGCTTCTGAAAAAGAACAAGCACTGTTAGCTGATTTAAATGGTTTGCAAGAGCAAATGCCAGGTCGTGAGGATGTATATCAAAACGCTACTCGTGAATTGAATCAAGCACGCGATGCCTTGGCTTCTATTGAGCAACGCTTAGCTAGTTTAGGTGAGCGCATTCGTTCAATGTCAGCTCAATCTGATGAGCTAAAGGGTCGTGAGATTCGCCTAGTGAGTGAGTTTGATGGCTTACGTAGACCGGATGCCGAGGCTTTGCAAATGGCAATTGATCGTCAGGCGATGGCTGCTCGTAAAGTGGATGAAGCCAAGCAACGGGCTGGTGAAACACAACAACGTGTTCCTGCTGCAGATGAGGCTCGTAATGCCGCTCAACAACAAATTCAGGTAGCAAATCAAGATCTAGCTCAGACTGAGGCAAAGTTGACCGCGCTTACCGCGCTACAGTCCAGCGTTCAAGCTCAAGGCAAGATTGGTCCTTGGTTAGAAAGTAAGGGTCTCAAAGAGAGTAAGCGTCTTTGGCAAGAGCTCAAAGTTGAGAGTGGCTGGGAAGCTGCTTTAGAGTCTGTATTGCGCGAGCGTCTAGCTGCAGTTACCGCAAAGAGTGTTCAAGAAACATTGGCTTTAGCTAATGACGCACCTCCAAGTCGCCTGGCCATTTTGCTCACAGAAGAAATTACGCCTGCACATACCTCTGCTCCTGCTGACTTCACACCTTTGTTAAGTCGCGTTCAAAGTGTTGGCGCACCAAGACTCACTTCAGTATTACAAGAGTGGCTTGATAATATTTACATCGCTAGCAGTCTCGAGGATGCCTTACATCGTCGTGAAAAATTACCAGCTGGTGGCGCATTTGTTACTCAGCAAGGTCATTTAGTAAGTAGAGTCGGCGTGCAGCTTTATGCAGCAGATTCTGAGCAAGCGGGTATGTTGGCGCGTGCCCAAGAAATGGAGAGTCTTGAGAAGCAATTGCGTGCGCAACAGCTTATGCAAAGCGAACTCAAGGGCGAGTTGGATCAATATGTTGCCAACTATCAAGCTGCTCATCAAGCGGCCGAGCAAGCACGTGAAAATGCTGAGCATGCTGTTCAAGAAGCCCATGGCTTTGAAGTGGAGAGAATGCAGTTGACTCAAGCTGAAGAGCAATACAGTCAACGTGCAGCTCAAATTCAGGGTGAGTTGAGTGAATTACGTCAGCAGATGGAGCAATTGAGTCAAACTCAAGAGCAGTCAGCAGCAGAATTGCTTGAAGCGGAAGAATCTAAGCAAGGGTTGCAAGAGGCTTTGCAAAATGCACAAGAAACATTGGAGCGCTCTACTGAAGAACGTGATCGCCTACGTGAGTCATTGCGTGCTGCCGAGATGGCTGCTCAAGAAGCCGCATTTGCAACACGATCTTTGCAACAACGCATTAGTGATTTGCAACGCGATCAAAGTACGGCTCGTACACAGATCATGGAGATTCAGGATAAGCACGATTCTGCCACTCAAGAATTGGAAACATTGAGTGACGATGAGGCGCAAGATAAATTACAAGGTTTATTGTTAGCTCGTAGCGCACGTGAAGCCGCTTTAGCAAATGCACGTACTGAGCAAGATGCCTTATTGCATCAATTGCGTGAAGCAGATGAATCTCGTATGCAAGTAGAGCGTAGCTTGCAGCCGATGCGTGACAAGGTGGTTGATTTGCAATTGCGTGAACAAGCAGCCCGCTTGAACTATGAGCAATTCGCCACTCTATTGGCTGATGCAGAAGCTGACCTTAGTGCGCTGGAGGCCAACTTCAGTACAGACCTAAAGGTAGGGGCGCTACAGAGTGAAGTGAACCGTTTAAATTCTGAGATTCAGTCCTTAGGCCCTGTGAATATGGCGGCCCTCGATGAGTTATCCAGCTCTCGCGAACGCAAGCAGTTCCTAGATGCTCAATCTGCAGACTTAAACGAAGCAATGCAAACCTTGACAGATGCGATCGCGAAGATTGATGCAGAAACTCGTGATTTATTGCAGGGTACATTTGACCAAGTCAATATGCACTTTGGCAAGCTCTTCCCAGAGTTATTTGGTGGAGGTCACGCCGAATTAGTGATGACGGGCGAAGAAATTTTAGATGCTGGTGTTCAAGTCATGGCCCAGCCACCAGGCAAGAAAAATAGCTCCATTTATCTCCTCTCTGGTGGTGAGAAGGCTTTAACTGCGATTGCCTTGGTATTCTCACTCTTCCTCTTAAATCCAGCACCATTCTGCCTGCTAGATGAGGTGGATGCTCCATTGGATGATGCAAATACCTTGCGCTATGCGCAGTTAGTTGCCAAAATGTCGGATAAGACACAGTTCTTATTTATTTCTCATAACAAGATTACGATGGAAATTGCTCATCAATTAATTGGTGTCACAATGCAAGAGCAGGGTGTATCCCGCATTGTTGCGGTTGATATCTCATCTGCTGTTTCGATGGTAGAGGCCGCTTGA
- the dapD gene encoding 2,3,4,5-tetrahydropyridine-2,6-dicarboxylate N-succinyltransferase, whose product MSQSPQNIIEQAWENRTNLSPESAPGDVRNAINAVLEGLNAGTIRVAERRDVGKWEVNQWVKKAVLLSFRLEDNQPMSAGGYTQFYDKVPSKFENYTAADFAVGGFRVVPPAVARRGSFIGKNTVLMPSYVNIGAYVGEGTMVDTWATVGSCAQIGKNVHLSGGVGIGGVLEPIQAGPVIIEDNCFIGARSEVVEGVVIEENAVLSMGVYIGQSTKIYDRETGEVHYGRVPAGSVVVPGSLPLACGKYSLYAAIIVKKVDAQTRTKTAINELLRD is encoded by the coding sequence ATGAGCCAATCACCACAAAACATCATTGAACAAGCCTGGGAAAACCGCACAAACCTATCCCCAGAAAGCGCCCCTGGAGACGTCCGCAATGCCATAAATGCCGTCTTAGAGGGTCTCAATGCCGGCACTATCCGCGTAGCTGAACGCCGAGACGTGGGTAAGTGGGAAGTCAATCAGTGGGTAAAAAAGGCTGTTTTGCTGTCATTTCGCCTAGAAGACAACCAGCCAATGAGTGCTGGTGGTTATACCCAGTTCTACGATAAGGTTCCTAGCAAGTTTGAAAATTACACTGCGGCTGATTTTGCTGTAGGCGGCTTTCGGGTGGTACCACCTGCGGTCGCACGCCGTGGCTCTTTTATCGGCAAAAATACCGTTTTAATGCCTTCATACGTCAATATTGGCGCTTATGTAGGCGAAGGAACCATGGTTGATACCTGGGCAACAGTAGGGTCATGCGCTCAAATTGGTAAAAATGTTCACCTTTCTGGAGGTGTTGGCATTGGCGGCGTCTTAGAGCCAATCCAAGCTGGGCCGGTCATTATTGAAGATAACTGCTTTATCGGCGCCCGCTCTGAGGTTGTCGAAGGTGTGGTTATTGAAGAAAACGCTGTTTTATCAATGGGTGTCTACATTGGTCAAAGCACCAAAATCTATGATCGTGAAACTGGTGAAGTGCACTATGGTCGCGTTCCTGCTGGCTCGGTAGTCGTTCCAGGATCGCTTCCTTTAGCATGTGGCAAATACAGCCTGTACGCCGCGATCATCGTAAAGAAAGTGGATGCTCAAACCCGAACAAAAACTGCTATCAATGAATTACTTCGCGACTAA
- the dapE gene encoding succinyl-diaminopimelate desuccinylase produces the protein MSATLELTEALIACHSITPADGGCQDLITKRLQAIGFQTESVVSGPEDFEVTNLWAIKKGKAGAEGKVLVFAGHTDVVPTGPLDRWTNNPFTPTIRDGTLYGRGAADMKTSLAGFVVAAEEFVAQHPDHQGAIAFLITSDEEGPANDGTVIMCERLQKQGQRLDYCVIGEPTSVDRLGDMIKNGRRGSLSGKLRVKGIQAHIAYPHLGKNPIHLFAPAISALVETEWDKGNEYFQPTSFQISNVHGGTGVNNVIPGELVIDFNFRFSTESKPEQLRERLEKILKDAGLEFEIHWVLGGSPFITGDGALAGALRSAIKAETNIDTELSTTGGTSDGRFIAKICKEVVEFGPLNATSHKIDECVIVDDVEPLKNIYRKTLEQLIA, from the coding sequence ATGAGCGCCACTCTTGAGCTTACCGAAGCTCTCATCGCTTGCCATTCGATTACTCCGGCTGATGGTGGCTGCCAAGATTTAATTACCAAGCGACTCCAAGCAATTGGATTTCAAACGGAGAGTGTCGTCAGTGGGCCCGAGGATTTTGAAGTAACGAACTTGTGGGCGATTAAAAAGGGTAAAGCTGGCGCCGAAGGAAAAGTTTTGGTATTTGCCGGCCATACCGATGTAGTCCCTACCGGACCCTTGGATAGATGGACTAATAATCCTTTCACCCCAACTATTCGTGATGGCACGCTCTATGGCCGTGGGGCAGCGGATATGAAAACCTCACTCGCTGGCTTTGTGGTTGCTGCAGAAGAGTTTGTCGCACAACATCCTGATCATCAAGGAGCTATTGCCTTCTTGATCACCAGTGATGAAGAAGGTCCCGCCAACGATGGGACTGTCATCATGTGCGAGCGCTTACAAAAACAAGGTCAACGTTTGGACTATTGCGTCATTGGGGAGCCAACATCCGTTGATCGTCTTGGCGATATGATCAAGAATGGTCGTCGCGGATCTTTATCTGGCAAGCTGCGAGTTAAGGGTATTCAAGCACATATAGCCTATCCACATTTAGGTAAGAATCCTATTCATCTTTTTGCACCTGCTATTTCCGCATTAGTAGAAACTGAGTGGGATAAAGGTAACGAATACTTTCAGCCGACAAGCTTTCAGATCTCTAATGTGCATGGAGGCACTGGTGTAAATAACGTTATTCCTGGTGAGCTCGTTATTGACTTTAACTTCCGTTTCTCAACCGAGAGCAAACCAGAGCAATTACGTGAACGCCTCGAAAAAATTCTGAAAGACGCAGGTCTCGAATTTGAAATCCACTGGGTATTAGGCGGTAGCCCTTTTATTACTGGTGATGGCGCTTTGGCTGGTGCACTACGATCCGCTATTAAAGCGGAGACCAATATCGATACCGAACTCTCTACAACTGGGGGGACCAGTGATGGTCGCTTCATTGCCAAAATTTGCAAAGAGGTAGTAGAGTTTGGGCCTCTCAATGCCACTAGCCACAAAATTGATGAGTGCGTCATCGTGGATGATGTAGAGCCGCTCAAAAATATTTATCGCAAGACTCTCGAGCAGTTAATCGCCTAA
- the prmB gene encoding 50S ribosomal protein L3 N(5)-glutamine methyltransferase, which translates to MDPEPQQQLTVNQCIEQIAQKLASANLHYGHGAIDAQSEALWIISKQLNLNPIEALDHLEDTISEDQQQNASAVADTRISTRKPLAYILGEAWLMGVPFYCSEQSIVPRSWIAELIVNGSLEPWLTANGKALDLCAGNGSLAILLALSRPDIHVSACDISMPALAIAARNLDRHSLNSQVELLDGDLWDALPKPNEDNLFDLIICNPPYVNATSMAALPAEYQAEPKLALAGGDDGMDLIRRIITYAPDYLSERGAILIEIGNEYENFKKAFPQTPVIWMGASAGEEQVLLIQAEDLR; encoded by the coding sequence ATGGACCCTGAGCCTCAGCAACAACTCACAGTAAATCAGTGCATTGAACAAATTGCACAAAAGCTAGCATCAGCAAACTTGCACTACGGACACGGGGCAATTGATGCACAAAGCGAAGCGCTGTGGATTATTAGCAAACAACTCAACCTGAATCCAATTGAGGCACTGGATCATTTAGAAGATACGATCTCGGAAGATCAACAGCAAAATGCTTCCGCCGTTGCAGATACCCGAATCTCTACACGTAAACCGCTTGCCTATATTTTGGGTGAAGCTTGGCTCATGGGTGTGCCATTCTATTGCAGTGAGCAAAGTATTGTTCCTCGTTCTTGGATCGCGGAACTTATCGTCAATGGCTCGCTAGAGCCATGGTTAACAGCCAATGGAAAAGCACTAGATCTTTGTGCCGGTAATGGATCACTAGCAATTCTCTTAGCACTTTCTCGCCCTGATATTCACGTAAGCGCTTGTGATATTAGTATGCCCGCACTTGCTATTGCAGCACGCAACCTAGATCGTCATAGCCTGAACTCTCAGGTTGAGTTACTAGACGGAGACTTGTGGGATGCCTTGCCAAAGCCCAATGAAGATAATTTATTTGATCTCATCATCTGCAATCCGCCTTATGTGAACGCCACCTCGATGGCTGCGCTTCCAGCGGAATATCAAGCTGAGCCAAAATTAGCGTTAGCCGGTGGCGATGATGGCATGGACTTAATCAGACGCATTATTACTTATGCCCCAGATTATTTATCAGAGCGCGGCGCTATCTTGATTGAAATTGGTAACGAGTATGAAAACTTCAAAAAAGCGTTTCCACAAACCCCAGTAATCTGGATGGGGGCATCTGCCGGCGAAGAACAGGTCTTACTAATACAGGCAGAAGACTTGCGTTAA
- a CDS encoding PilZ domain-containing protein: MGCEKPISNPRKTKVPERSPRVNCVLPVEVDGADGRIKDLSATGVYFELDNSFELNTEIKFCLDMNTPGGIIKFDLTGEVVRVVKKDGVIGVGVKITNQVIR; this comes from the coding sequence ATTGGTTGTGAAAAGCCAATCTCGAACCCCCGCAAAACAAAAGTCCCCGAAAGAAGCCCGAGAGTTAATTGTGTACTGCCGGTCGAGGTAGATGGTGCGGATGGTCGTATTAAAGACTTAAGTGCTACAGGTGTCTATTTCGAGTTAGACAACTCTTTTGAACTCAATACCGAAATCAAGTTTTGTCTAGACATGAATACCCCAGGGGGCATCATTAAATTTGATTTAACTGGGGAAGTAGTTCGAGTGGTTAAGAAAGATGGCGTAATTGGTGTGGGAGTCAAAATTACTAATCAGGTCATTCGCTAA
- a CDS encoding glycine zipper family protein, giving the protein MNKLLTLSAVVVAVTVGCAGANVRPLVDMKGVNESAYESDLKDCQAYAKQQSGMGENAAKGAGAGAVVGGLLDLVTGGNGSGIAQAAGAGAVIGGAGGAFTGNQAQEAVVKRCLSGRGYKVLN; this is encoded by the coding sequence ATGAATAAGCTACTTACTCTTTCCGCAGTAGTTGTTGCGGTGACAGTAGGTTGTGCTGGAGCAAATGTTCGCCCTCTTGTGGATATGAAGGGGGTCAATGAGTCGGCCTATGAAAGTGATTTGAAAGATTGTCAAGCATATGCAAAGCAACAATCAGGCATGGGCGAGAACGCTGCTAAAGGCGCGGGTGCTGGCGCTGTTGTTGGTGGACTGCTAGATCTAGTTACGGGCGGCAATGGATCTGGTATTGCACAGGCCGCTGGTGCAGGAGCTGTAATTGGTGGTGCAGGCGGGGCATTTACCGGAAACCAAGCCCAAGAGGCAGTGGTCAAGAGATGTTTGAGTGGACGTGGTTACAAAGTATTGAATTAA
- a CDS encoding ComEC/Rec2 family competence protein, whose protein sequence is MVISHSDSDHIGGAATLLTHIEFDSMMGSLPSSNPLLQYLCLKNIPAIPCRFRQSWVWDGVEFLIWHSHEDAVFSEQYPGKPNEMSCVLEVRNQQSSLWLTGDIEKQGGRY, encoded by the coding sequence ATGGTTATTAGTCACAGTGATAGCGATCATATTGGCGGAGCTGCAACTCTTTTAACGCATATTGAATTTGATTCAATGATGGGATCTTTGCCTAGCTCTAATCCACTCTTGCAATATTTATGCCTGAAAAACATTCCTGCCATTCCATGTCGTTTCAGGCAAAGCTGGGTTTGGGACGGCGTTGAGTTTCTGATCTGGCATTCTCATGAGGATGCAGTATTTTCTGAGCAATATCCTGGAAAGCCAAATGAGATGAGTTGTGTGCTTGAGGTACGCAATCAACAAAGTTCCCTGTGGTTAACTGGGGATATAGAAAAGCAAGGGGGCCGATATTGA